The following are encoded together in the Pseudoalteromonas piscicida genome:
- a CDS encoding DUF3466 family protein: MKFKLLAASVAVALSQQAAAATYQLTELPRHDNSKYSYVSDANEAGDVIGHASNLFGVKIDVSYIDFDDSALKNYYDSTKKQYELIEEEITFTLEDIQNNDAANTNAQAHAFMLSYVMNSSRVVSQEYQRIERAISLTYNNNTAEEFVVFDEQSPDYEGLTRSVTNYLTSIAEDGTIVGWGSAPFKKITFTPEGETEEETYFVRDWRNKGILVTPAGEKIRLEPAFTEYGGLSLATDIKQTADGGYVVVGQSSTSLSQRATENIEDSCDGVDEPVDVCIQRLTSPYHTRAYKWTFDNDFNLVSATDLGLGFTPDEDDDRAYSSLALATNADGLTVGESRVRRQSNDDLLPYGQAVYYKDGEIKRIKEVESFIEYSQAVDVNDNGTIVGVFGRSSNGSREYDSTGFYFNANTAEFKEMPAYFEGSATAITDINNNGFVVGQGVTEKSGSNRRREAFLYEIGAEKLVNINSLLPCKSDSFPYTIAEAVKITDDNKIYAIATKTVERRNTLGEIEKDSKGETEYESVSLPVLLTPISGEPENCTPPEAETYERQSASWSWLSLLAIPLVALRRRRKA; this comes from the coding sequence ATGAAATTTAAACTTTTAGCCGCGAGTGTCGCCGTAGCCCTTTCACAACAGGCGGCCGCTGCCACCTATCAGTTAACTGAATTACCAAGACATGATAATAGTAAATATAGCTATGTGTCGGATGCTAATGAAGCTGGAGACGTGATTGGTCATGCTTCCAACTTATTTGGTGTCAAGATTGATGTATCGTATATCGACTTCGATGATTCAGCACTCAAAAATTATTATGACAGTACTAAAAAGCAGTACGAGCTGATCGAGGAAGAAATCACTTTCACACTTGAAGATATTCAAAATAATGATGCAGCTAACACCAATGCTCAAGCTCACGCTTTTATGCTGTCTTATGTTATGAATTCAAGTAGAGTAGTTAGCCAAGAGTATCAAAGAATTGAAAGAGCAATTTCTTTGACATATAACAACAATACCGCAGAAGAGTTTGTGGTATTTGACGAACAATCTCCTGATTACGAAGGACTAACGCGCTCTGTCACTAACTATCTTACAAGCATCGCAGAAGACGGTACAATAGTGGGCTGGGGCTCTGCACCTTTTAAAAAGATAACTTTTACTCCTGAGGGTGAAACAGAAGAAGAAACTTATTTTGTACGTGATTGGCGAAATAAAGGTATTTTAGTTACACCAGCTGGAGAGAAAATTAGGTTAGAGCCTGCCTTTACAGAATACGGCGGCCTTTCTCTTGCCACTGATATCAAACAAACTGCTGATGGCGGCTATGTTGTTGTGGGACAAAGTTCGACTTCGTTATCGCAAAGAGCCACAGAAAATATAGAAGACAGTTGTGATGGTGTAGATGAGCCAGTCGATGTGTGTATTCAAAGGTTGACCTCGCCATATCATACTAGAGCCTACAAGTGGACATTTGATAATGATTTTAACTTAGTTAGTGCAACCGATCTTGGACTTGGTTTTACACCAGATGAAGATGATGATCGAGCCTATTCGAGTTTGGCTTTGGCAACTAATGCGGACGGGTTAACTGTTGGTGAGTCCCGAGTGCGTCGTCAAAGTAATGATGATTTATTGCCATATGGGCAAGCTGTTTATTATAAAGATGGTGAAATCAAGCGCATCAAAGAAGTTGAAAGCTTTATCGAATACAGCCAAGCAGTTGATGTAAATGACAACGGTACCATAGTTGGTGTGTTTGGTCGGTCATCGAATGGCTCAAGAGAATATGACTCAACAGGTTTCTATTTTAATGCGAATACCGCCGAGTTCAAAGAAATGCCTGCATACTTCGAAGGCTCGGCGACGGCAATCACTGATATCAATAATAATGGCTTTGTTGTTGGCCAAGGTGTTACAGAAAAGAGTGGTTCTAACCGTCGTCGAGAAGCGTTTTTATACGAAATTGGTGCAGAGAAGCTCGTTAATATTAACTCTCTTCTTCCTTGTAAGAGCGATTCTTTCCCTTACACCATTGCAGAAGCCGTGAAGATCACTGACGACAATAAGATATATGCGATTGCAACCAAAACGGTTGAAAGACGTAATACGTTAGGTGAAATTGAGAAAGACAGTAAGGGCGAGACTGAGTATGAATCAGTAAGCTTACCTGTATTACTTACACCAATTTCTGGTGAACCAGAAAACTGCACACCACCTGAAGCAGAGACGTATGAGCGTCAATCTGCGAGCTGGTCTTGGCTTAGTTTACTCGCGATACCACTAGTGGCGCTGAGAAGACGCCGTAAAGCCTAA
- a CDS encoding DUF2062 domain-containing protein produces the protein MAKKTIQRFLPDHNKIKQQKSLKIFGKLLHDANLWHLNRRSARGAFSVGLFFAFIPVPFQMVLAAALAIPFRVNLPLSIALVWITNPLTMPPIFYCSYLVGVFALGQEQQPFHFEASWEWLAQSLTTIGPAFIVGSLICATLAAIIGFFGIDYLWRRSVNKAWQSRGQG, from the coding sequence ATGGCGAAAAAAACGATTCAACGCTTTTTACCTGATCATAATAAAATCAAACAACAGAAATCATTAAAAATCTTTGGTAAGTTACTGCATGATGCCAACCTCTGGCATTTAAACCGGCGCTCAGCACGCGGCGCATTCTCGGTGGGGCTATTTTTCGCATTCATCCCTGTTCCTTTTCAAATGGTACTGGCAGCAGCACTAGCAATTCCATTTCGCGTCAACTTGCCTTTGTCTATTGCACTCGTGTGGATCACCAATCCCCTCACAATGCCGCCTATATTTTATTGCTCATACTTAGTCGGTGTATTTGCGCTTGGCCAAGAACAACAACCATTCCATTTTGAAGCGAGTTGGGAATGGCTTGCACAAAGCCTAACAACAATTGGCCCTGCATTTATCGTTGGTTCTTTGATCTGCGCAACACTTGCCGCCATTATCGGCTTTTTCGGTATCGACTACCTGTGGCGACGTTCAGTGAATAAAGCGTGGCAAAGTCGCGGCCAAGGCTAA
- a CDS encoding DNA internalization-related competence protein ComEC/Rec2, whose translation MQLPSTWILICFGIILGCFSAVFLLDNWRLAAISIFLYFMGRYSKLFCPILAGFILGISIGLSHYLVFYQLKTPEMWQSQLVTASGKVIEVDNSVIGEALKVKLEQVNDYQFARWRTVNAKLYRDASTPMLAVGDHIEFTVKLKRYRSRVNIGLFNAELHAFRKHMYFKGSIKTINSVIKDITWRDNYRLFIDKKLNGLSYAWLYYILLTGDTSKVDLENKTQFRSLGLSHLLAISGLHIGMVFAIAFLLIKVVLYCTPVIISQAANLHQWCLVFALLLCFGYVVLCGYSVSATRAVIMAMVWVACYLFAVRLKALQVLTVALTIVLMVDPFSLLNPGLYYSFFAVAIIVTLVTKVGQGLGAKLLALIKLQLALFICLLPLNLYFFSGASIISLVANIIVIPLISIVVFPLLLLHVTALHAIGWQLPLHLVDNGLVVLFELLQSSPLSWVDIPSVSSVFLITSYLSALLLFLFRNYLGLLPILFFLVQYQFRVSPLWQIDVFDVGHGTAVLVSRDNKGLLYDVGAKYFGYFSMFEFVIKPYLLNNRITLQDTIISHNDGDHNGGVDDLIAYDGGKSLQHFHPASAADSCVLGTHQFQGLDVSVIWPQEVSNNDNNNSCVVRISDGRFTLLLPGDIEKVTETKLLNLEKEALKADILLVPHHGSGSSSSEQFIQAVDPDIAIFSRAFYSPWKIPNKKVIERYQRVGSTLLDTALDGHIKISIFAHEIIVERGREVENYWFLR comes from the coding sequence TTGCAGCTGCCATCTACTTGGATTCTGATATGTTTTGGAATAATTCTGGGTTGCTTCAGTGCGGTATTTCTTCTCGACAATTGGCGATTAGCCGCAATAAGCATATTCCTCTACTTCATGGGCCGCTATTCTAAGCTTTTTTGTCCTATATTGGCAGGATTTATTTTAGGGATTTCCATTGGTCTTAGTCATTACCTTGTTTTTTATCAGCTAAAAACACCAGAAATGTGGCAATCGCAGCTTGTTACAGCTTCGGGTAAAGTTATTGAGGTTGATAATTCTGTGATAGGTGAAGCGTTAAAGGTAAAGCTTGAGCAAGTTAACGACTACCAGTTTGCGCGTTGGCGTACGGTTAACGCAAAGCTATATCGTGACGCATCAACGCCTATGTTGGCTGTCGGTGACCACATTGAATTTACGGTAAAACTTAAGCGTTATCGTAGCCGAGTTAATATCGGACTTTTTAATGCTGAATTGCATGCGTTTAGAAAGCATATGTATTTTAAGGGCAGCATCAAAACAATCAATTCGGTAATAAAGGACATTACGTGGCGAGATAACTACCGCTTATTCATAGATAAAAAGCTAAATGGGCTAAGCTATGCTTGGCTGTATTATATTTTGTTAACCGGCGATACAAGCAAAGTCGACCTCGAAAATAAAACACAATTTAGAAGTCTTGGTTTGAGCCATCTGTTAGCGATTTCAGGGCTTCATATCGGAATGGTATTTGCCATCGCGTTTTTGCTGATAAAAGTCGTGCTGTATTGTACCCCGGTAATAATTTCCCAAGCAGCTAACTTACATCAGTGGTGTTTAGTTTTTGCGTTACTTTTGTGTTTTGGTTACGTCGTTCTTTGCGGCTACAGCGTATCGGCGACTCGAGCTGTGATCATGGCAATGGTATGGGTTGCGTGTTACCTCTTTGCCGTGCGACTTAAAGCGCTTCAGGTGTTAACGGTAGCGTTGACTATCGTCTTGATGGTAGACCCATTTTCACTACTCAACCCAGGTTTATATTATTCCTTTTTTGCGGTTGCGATTATCGTCACGTTAGTGACAAAAGTTGGCCAAGGTTTAGGGGCGAAACTGCTTGCGTTAATCAAGTTGCAGCTTGCGTTATTTATCTGCTTGTTACCGCTTAATCTGTATTTCTTTTCCGGTGCGAGTATCATTTCATTGGTTGCGAACATCATAGTGATCCCGTTGATTTCTATAGTGGTATTTCCGCTACTACTGCTTCATGTTACTGCGTTACACGCTATTGGTTGGCAACTACCTCTTCATTTAGTTGATAATGGACTCGTGGTTCTTTTTGAGTTATTGCAAAGCTCTCCACTAAGTTGGGTCGATATACCCAGCGTTTCGTCCGTGTTTTTAATAACCAGCTACTTAAGTGCTTTGCTGCTGTTTTTATTCAGAAATTATCTTGGTTTATTACCCATATTGTTTTTCCTCGTTCAGTATCAATTTCGAGTTTCTCCACTATGGCAAATCGATGTTTTTGATGTGGGTCACGGAACCGCTGTGTTAGTTTCTCGTGATAACAAAGGGCTGCTCTATGATGTGGGGGCCAAGTATTTCGGTTATTTTTCGATGTTTGAGTTTGTGATAAAACCCTACCTTTTGAATAATCGAATTACGCTACAAGATACCATCATTAGTCATAACGATGGTGACCATAATGGTGGCGTTGATGACCTTATTGCCTATGACGGCGGGAAATCCTTACAGCATTTTCACCCAGCAAGTGCTGCTGATAGCTGCGTGCTAGGAACACATCAATTTCAAGGACTAGACGTATCTGTGATCTGGCCTCAAGAAGTGTCGAACAATGACAATAATAATTCTTGTGTGGTTCGTATCTCAGATGGGCGCTTTACGCTTTTATTACCAGGAGATATTGAGAAAGTCACTGAAACTAAGCTGCTTAATCTAGAAAAAGAAGCACTCAAGGCCGATATATTACTGGTTCCGCATCATGGTAGTGGTAGCTCTTCAAGCGAGCAGTTTATCCAAGCAGTTGACCCAGATATTGCGATATTTTCTCGTGCCTTTTATTCGCCTTGGAAAATTCCCAATAAGAAAGTGATTGAAAGATACCAAAGAGTAGGGAGCACACTATTGGATACCGCCTTAGATGGCCATATAAAGATCTCAATTTTTGCTCATGAAATTATAGTTGAACGAGGCCGAGAAGTGGAAAATTACTGGTTTCTCAGATAA
- the msbA gene encoding lipid A export permease/ATP-binding protein MsbA, translating to MQPTDKQIYARLFSYVKDFKLAAIFSVIGMIGYAAMDASFVALMDPFIDEGLTAGNRDVLKLAPFVVIALVIGRGIFNYMASYCLSYVGSQVVRALRQQLFEHMLYLPVSFHDQHSNGELISKITFDTEQVQQAVTKALQVLIREGAFVFFLLITMFYASWQLSLIFLVVVPIVAVIVTVVSKRFKKISKNIQDAMGEVTKSSEQMMAGHKVIHGFGGQDKTISHFAKVNNHNRQQRVKMDATKALSVSIIQIIAASAMAVILAIVAMPSMVDKISSGTFVTLITSMMMMLRPLKQLANVNSDLQRGISAAKSVFAVIDLEKEKDTGTQSLSRAQGNLQVNDLTFTYPSKNDPVIESLNLEIKAGQSIALVGRSGSGKSTISNLLPRYYDIEAGSIELDGTNINEYQLADLRAQFSIVSQQVVLFNDTIANNIMYSLKQPLSQEALEKVVKQAHVWEFVKDLPEGLNTLVGENGVMLSGGQRQRIAIARAIVKDAPILILDEATSALDTESERLIQQALEELMADKTTIVIAHRLSTIERCDCIYVLDKGKIIEQGKHAELVAQEGVYYALCKMQFGEQ from the coding sequence ATGCAACCAACCGACAAGCAGATTTACGCTAGATTATTTAGCTATGTAAAAGACTTTAAACTCGCCGCCATATTTTCAGTAATTGGCATGATAGGGTACGCAGCGATGGATGCTTCGTTCGTCGCATTAATGGATCCGTTTATTGACGAGGGTCTAACCGCAGGCAATCGCGATGTACTAAAATTGGCTCCCTTTGTTGTCATCGCGTTAGTTATTGGACGCGGTATCTTTAACTATATGGCATCGTATTGTTTGTCTTATGTTGGATCTCAGGTTGTGCGAGCTTTGCGACAGCAACTATTTGAACACATGTTGTATTTACCTGTATCGTTTCATGACCAACATTCTAATGGCGAATTGATATCAAAAATCACTTTTGATACGGAGCAGGTACAGCAGGCCGTTACTAAGGCACTCCAAGTGCTGATCCGTGAAGGTGCATTTGTATTTTTCCTGCTCATTACGATGTTTTATGCAAGCTGGCAGCTCTCGCTCATTTTTTTAGTTGTAGTACCAATCGTGGCAGTGATAGTCACAGTGGTGTCTAAGCGTTTTAAGAAGATCTCCAAGAATATTCAAGATGCGATGGGAGAGGTGACGAAAAGCTCAGAGCAAATGATGGCAGGTCATAAGGTCATTCATGGCTTTGGTGGACAAGATAAAACCATCTCTCACTTTGCTAAGGTCAATAATCATAACCGTCAACAACGCGTAAAAATGGATGCGACTAAAGCGCTGAGCGTATCTATCATCCAAATCATCGCGGCGAGCGCAATGGCGGTGATACTCGCGATTGTCGCGATGCCTTCTATGGTGGATAAAATTTCATCGGGCACTTTTGTCACTTTGATCACCTCTATGATGATGATGCTGCGTCCATTAAAACAACTTGCCAATGTGAATAGCGACCTGCAACGCGGGATCTCTGCGGCGAAAAGTGTGTTTGCGGTGATTGATCTTGAAAAAGAAAAGGACACTGGCACACAGTCTTTATCTCGTGCGCAAGGTAACCTGCAAGTCAACGACTTAACCTTTACTTATCCATCTAAAAACGATCCGGTGATTGAGTCATTAAACCTTGAAATCAAAGCCGGGCAGAGTATTGCGCTGGTTGGGAGAAGTGGCTCGGGAAAATCAACGATTTCTAATCTATTACCGCGTTACTATGATATTGAAGCGGGTAGTATTGAGTTAGACGGCACGAATATAAATGAGTACCAGCTTGCGGATCTACGCGCGCAGTTTTCTATCGTGTCGCAGCAAGTCGTATTGTTTAATGACACCATTGCAAACAATATTATGTACTCGTTAAAACAACCGTTATCGCAAGAAGCGCTAGAAAAAGTCGTAAAACAAGCTCACGTCTGGGAATTTGTTAAAGATCTTCCAGAGGGTCTAAATACCCTTGTTGGTGAAAATGGCGTGATGCTTTCTGGCGGACAACGACAACGTATCGCTATCGCGCGTGCTATTGTGAAAGATGCGCCTATCCTTATTTTAGATGAAGCAACATCAGCATTGGACACAGAATCTGAGCGTTTGATCCAACAAGCGTTAGAAGAGCTGATGGCTGACAAAACAACCATAGTAATTGCCCATCGATTATCGACAATCGAACGTTGCGACTGCATCTATGTGCTAGATAAAGGCAAGATCATCGAACAAGGCAAGCATGCTGAACTGGTCGCGCAGGAAGGCGTCTATTACGCACTTTGCAAAATGCAGTTTGGTGAGCAATAA
- the lpxK gene encoding tetraacyldisaccharide 4'-kinase has translation MASKIEQSWYKKPGILTLLLLPLSLLFGLISLIRKGLYQLGFCPAYRSPVPVIIVGNISVGGNGKTPFVLWLVPFLEKLGFKVGVISRGYGAKPSSTPFLVTEATSTEEGGDEPCLLAKRLKCPVMIGADRQASIEKLLDTSDVNIIVSDDGLQHYKLARDIELCIVDAERRFGNGLWMPAGPLRELPKRIQSVDLAVYNGGCESYSYTLETVGFFRVADDSPASNIEMVGASVCAIGNPVRFENTLRDRGIVLSESLHFADHHPYQASDFSQIDNGAIFMTEKDAVKCRAFAKDNWYYLKVDAKPTSALEKAVLNLLKKKEIYHGL, from the coding sequence ATGGCATCAAAAATAGAGCAAAGTTGGTATAAAAAACCGGGAATACTGACGCTATTATTGCTTCCGTTAAGCCTGTTATTTGGACTTATTAGCTTGATAAGAAAGGGGCTTTATCAACTCGGTTTTTGCCCTGCCTACCGTTCGCCTGTTCCGGTTATTATTGTCGGTAACATCAGTGTGGGCGGTAATGGCAAAACGCCATTTGTGCTTTGGTTAGTCCCTTTTCTTGAAAAGCTTGGCTTTAAGGTTGGGGTGATCAGTCGAGGCTACGGTGCGAAACCTAGTTCAACCCCCTTTTTGGTGACTGAAGCAACCTCAACGGAAGAGGGCGGTGATGAACCTTGTTTACTTGCCAAGCGTCTAAAATGCCCAGTGATGATTGGTGCCGATAGACAAGCGAGCATTGAAAAATTATTGGACACTAGCGATGTAAACATCATCGTCAGTGACGATGGACTACAGCACTATAAATTAGCACGAGATATTGAATTGTGTATCGTTGATGCCGAGCGACGCTTTGGTAATGGTTTGTGGATGCCTGCAGGGCCCCTTAGGGAGTTACCTAAGCGTATACAGAGTGTCGATCTCGCCGTATACAATGGTGGATGCGAAAGTTATTCCTACACGCTAGAGACAGTTGGCTTTTTTCGTGTTGCAGATGATAGTCCAGCGTCCAATATAGAAATGGTTGGTGCTTCAGTCTGTGCAATCGGCAATCCCGTGCGATTTGAAAATACGCTACGAGATAGGGGGATTGTTCTGAGTGAAAGCCTACATTTTGCGGATCACCATCCATATCAAGCGTCCGACTTCTCGCAAATCGATAACGGCGCTATTTTTATGACAGAGAAAGATGCGGTAAAGTGTCGCGCATTTGCAAAAGATAATTGGTATTACCTCAAAGTAGATGCCAAACCTACATCAGCGCTTGAAAAAGCGGTATTAAATTTACTTAAAAAGAAAGAGATTTATCATGGCCTTTGA
- a CDS encoding Trm112 family protein: protein MAFDTKLLEIIACPVCKGKLRYDKENKELISTAAKLAYPIKDDIPVLLENEARELSSDEVEQWNS from the coding sequence ATGGCCTTTGATACCAAATTACTAGAAATAATCGCCTGCCCAGTATGTAAAGGCAAATTAAGATATGACAAAGAAAACAAAGAGTTGATAAGCACAGCAGCCAAGCTTGCGTACCCGATCAAAGATGATATTCCAGTGTTATTGGAAAACGAAGCGCGGGAGCTGAGCAGCGATGAGGTTGAGCAGTGGAATTCGTAG
- the kdsB gene encoding 3-deoxy-manno-octulosonate cytidylyltransferase, which yields MEFVVVIPARYASSRLPGKPLADIGGKPMIQCVYEQAIQSGAAAVYIATDHRAVFDAAKDFTDNVLMTREDHQSGTERLAEVVEQLGLDEHTLVVNVQGDEPLLEPDNIAQVAALLHHSDAPMATLCVDVEDVEEVLNPNAVKVVSDIQDNALYFSRSSIPFQRDSMLTLDRNSIPVSHFKRHVGIYAYRAGFIKTYLSLSVSPLEVQESLEQLRVLYHGYKIKVAKAAKPVHAGVDTPEDLARVQEMLNGKV from the coding sequence GTGGAATTCGTAGTCGTTATTCCAGCACGCTATGCTTCAAGCAGGTTACCTGGTAAACCACTTGCTGATATCGGCGGTAAACCAATGATCCAGTGTGTTTATGAACAGGCAATTCAATCTGGCGCTGCAGCAGTTTATATCGCAACAGACCACCGTGCAGTATTTGATGCAGCGAAAGACTTCACCGATAACGTGCTAATGACACGTGAAGATCACCAATCTGGTACTGAGAGACTCGCCGAAGTTGTTGAGCAACTGGGACTGGATGAACACACCTTGGTGGTAAACGTTCAAGGCGATGAGCCACTGTTAGAGCCTGATAACATCGCACAAGTCGCAGCACTACTGCATCATTCGGATGCACCGATGGCGACTTTGTGCGTTGATGTGGAAGATGTGGAAGAGGTGTTGAATCCGAACGCAGTGAAAGTGGTGTCTGATATTCAAGACAACGCGCTGTATTTCTCTCGCTCGTCTATTCCGTTTCAGCGTGACAGCATGTTAACGCTTGACAGAAATAGCATTCCAGTGAGCCACTTTAAACGTCACGTTGGCATATATGCCTATCGAGCGGGGTTTATTAAAACCTATTTATCGCTAAGTGTTTCACCGCTAGAGGTACAAGAGTCACTAGAGCAGCTACGTGTACTGTATCATGGATACAAAATTAAGGTCGCTAAAGCGGCAAAGCCTGTGCATGCCGGAGTGGATACTCCCGAAGACTTGGCACGAGTCCAAGAGATGTTAAATGGAAAAGTTTAA